The Faecalibacter sp. LW9 genome has a segment encoding these proteins:
- a CDS encoding GNAT family N-acetyltransferase, with protein MKEEFLALDVIKNDTTNRFELTVDGIIAFIDFKQKDQLIKLIHTEVPEALGGRGVAAALVEKTLVFLETNNFSLYPYCPYVYAYIKRHPDWKRVVDPTFPKYDEL; from the coding sequence ATGAAAGAAGAATTTTTAGCCTTAGATGTAATCAAGAATGATACGACGAATCGTTTTGAATTGACAGTAGATGGTATAATTGCATTTATTGATTTTAAACAAAAGGATCAGTTGATTAAATTAATTCATACTGAAGTTCCTGAAGCCTTAGGTGGAAGAGGAGTTGCTGCTGCATTGGTTGAAAAAACTTTGGTGTTTTTAGAAACCAATAATTTTTCGCTTTATCCTTACTGTCCTTATGTATATGCTTACATTAAAAGACATCCAGATTGGAAAAGGGTAGTAGATCCAACTTTCCCAAAGTATGATGAATTATAA
- a CDS encoding GTP-binding protein produces the protein MQTKLPVTVLSGFLGSGKTTLLNHILHNKKGLKVAVIVNDMGEVNIDAQMIARDNNLIQSDEKLVELSNGCVCCEIREDLIENIHELAQSGKYDYLVIESSGISDPGPIAQTLDFVSPDGKIDIPKYAKLDTLVTVVDGLNFFRNFGTDENVFDRGLTENDEDDRPIVNLLIDQIEFANVILLNKIDAIDAETQQNIESFLHKLNPSAKIIPTKFSEIDLAEILNTNLFDFEKAQDMDAWVRMLEEEEKQKEHHHEHHHHDHEHGHTCGPDCTHDHHHHVEEKYGMTSFVYREKKPFHAERFLSYLNDNFPTSVYRSKGLFWMANRPDDAIFLSQAGGSIRIDPAGAWWSAIPKHEREMYAAYQMNKASVDAKWSKEWGDRVIEIVFIGQGIDKEQITKELNACLLNEQEIAEWQAKHNA, from the coding sequence ATGCAAACTAAATTACCCGTAACAGTTCTTTCTGGGTTCTTAGGAAGTGGAAAAACGACGTTACTTAACCATATTTTACACAACAAAAAAGGATTAAAAGTAGCTGTTATCGTTAACGATATGGGCGAAGTAAATATCGATGCACAAATGATTGCTCGTGATAATAACTTAATCCAATCGGACGAGAAATTAGTAGAATTAAGCAATGGATGTGTTTGTTGCGAAATTCGTGAAGATTTAATTGAAAATATTCACGAGTTAGCTCAATCAGGGAAATACGATTATTTAGTAATCGAAAGTTCTGGTATTTCAGATCCAGGACCTATCGCTCAAACGTTAGATTTTGTTTCTCCTGACGGAAAAATTGACATTCCGAAATATGCTAAATTAGACACTTTAGTTACCGTTGTTGATGGGCTAAACTTCTTTAGAAATTTCGGAACTGATGAAAATGTTTTTGATCGTGGATTAACAGAAAATGACGAAGATGATCGCCCAATTGTTAATCTTTTAATCGATCAAATTGAATTTGCGAATGTGATTTTATTAAATAAAATTGATGCCATTGATGCGGAAACACAACAAAACATCGAGTCATTCTTACACAAATTAAATCCATCAGCGAAGATTATTCCGACTAAATTCTCTGAAATTGATTTAGCCGAAATTTTAAATACTAATCTTTTTGATTTTGAAAAAGCACAAGATATGGATGCGTGGGTTCGAATGTTAGAAGAAGAGGAAAAACAAAAAGAACATCACCACGAACACCATCATCATGACCACGAACATGGACATACTTGTGGACCAGACTGTACACACGATCATCACCATCATGTGGAGGAAAAATATGGTATGACTTCTTTTGTTTACCGCGAGAAAAAACCTTTTCACGCAGAACGTTTCTTATCTTATTTAAACGATAATTTCCCAACATCAGTTTACCGTTCAAAAGGATTATTTTGGATGGCAAATCGTCCTGACGATGCGATTTTTTTAAGCCAAGCTGGTGGAAGCATTCGTATTGATCCTGCGGGAGCATGGTGGTCTGCAATACCAAAACATGAGCGCGAAATGTATGCGGCTTATCAAATGAATAAAGCCAGTGTCGATGCCAAATGGTCAAAAGAATGGGGCGATCGTGTGATTGAAATTGTTTTTATTGGACAAGGAATTGACAAAGAACAAATCACGAAAGAATTAAATGCTTGTTTATTAAACGAACAAGAAATTGCCGAATGGCAAGCCAAACATAACGCATAA
- a CDS encoding metallophosphoesterase — protein sequence MFQESLIGLLIIMFLVEIYLFFAFKSFITNKYILFGCVLSTVFVMVFMAYNFFFFDRNVGQTPLFMWSVGLFMLIAFPRVIFLLFFLTDDLIRLMGWIVNKLRNTPIEEGTYLPARRKFIYMTAASLATLLFAGFVHGMTLGKYNYKVIRERLRFKRLPQAFNGLKILHITDIHSGSIDNKEKIEKAIELINQQEFDLLLFTGDIVNNFHWEMDQWIPVFRKLKKAPLGNYAVLGNHDYGEYTDWKTEADKLDNLNRIKAIFPQIGFELLLNENRIIERNGQKIALVGVENWGARFKKAGDLTLASEGLDSSIFKILMSHDPSHWNLEVKDHSLHYDLTLSGHTHGMQLGIEVPSIGLKWSPSQYIYPQWAGFYQQEDKWINVNRGFGYHFYPGRVGIWLEITVIELTQS from the coding sequence ATGTTTCAAGAAAGTTTGATTGGGTTACTAATCATTATGTTTTTAGTTGAGATTTATCTCTTTTTTGCTTTTAAATCCTTTATTACTAATAAATACATCTTATTTGGTTGTGTACTATCAACTGTTTTTGTAATGGTCTTTATGGCATATAACTTTTTCTTTTTTGATCGTAATGTTGGTCAAACACCATTATTTATGTGGAGTGTAGGATTGTTTATGCTTATTGCCTTCCCACGAGTAATCTTCTTATTGTTTTTTTTAACTGATGATCTTATTCGACTGATGGGGTGGATTGTCAATAAATTAAGAAATACTCCAATCGAAGAAGGAACCTATTTGCCGGCTCGTCGAAAATTTATTTATATGACTGCAGCAAGTTTAGCAACGTTATTGTTTGCAGGCTTTGTTCATGGAATGACCTTAGGTAAATACAATTATAAGGTGATACGTGAACGATTAAGATTTAAGCGATTACCTCAAGCATTTAATGGTCTTAAAATTTTGCATATTACAGATATTCATTCAGGAAGTATTGATAATAAAGAAAAGATTGAAAAGGCCATCGAATTAATTAATCAACAAGAATTTGATTTGTTATTATTTACAGGGGATATTGTGAATAATTTTCATTGGGAAATGGATCAATGGATACCCGTATTTAGAAAACTTAAAAAAGCTCCGTTAGGAAATTATGCGGTATTAGGAAATCATGATTATGGAGAATATACCGATTGGAAAACGGAGGCGGATAAATTGGATAATTTAAATCGAATCAAAGCTATATTTCCACAAATCGGATTTGAATTATTATTGAATGAAAATCGTATTATTGAACGAAATGGTCAAAAAATTGCATTAGTTGGGGTTGAAAATTGGGGTGCTCGATTTAAAAAAGCCGGAGATTTAACTTTAGCGAGTGAAGGATTGGATTCGTCTATTTTTAAAATCTTAATGTCTCATGATCCATCCCATTGGAATTTAGAAGTAAAAGACCATTCTTTGCATTATGATTTAACTTTATCTGGACATACTCATGGAATGCAATTGGGTATTGAAGTTCCTTCTATAGGGTTAAAATGGAGTCCATCACAATACATCTATCCTCAATGGGCAGGTTTTTACCAACAAGAGGATAAATGGATTAATGTAAATCGTGGATTTGGTTATCATTTTTATCCGGGAAGAGTAGGGATTTGGCTCGAAATAACTGTCATAGAATTGACTCAATCTTAA